The genomic stretch acatttagaaaaagcAATCATACCATTTCGTATTCAACATAGTTATTTGAGTATGTTTTAGCAGCTGTTTAAACTGAAAATGATGTACGACTTGCCAAAATGACTGGTATTATCCTTCGAGAGATCTTTGAGCAATACTTTGACATGTTGAACTCCAGCCTGTTATTCTTCTTCAAGCCCTTGTGATAATGTGAGGGGGGCTGCTGTGCTAATCAAACAGTATTGTTTGCACTCCAATCAGAAACCAATGGATACTACTGGCTACAGGCTAGCATGTTAGCTTAGCTTGTAGCTGTACATAGTCTTCAATGCAAAATGTTAAGAATTTCAAGGAGACTCATTTTGTATAGCTTTGAGGCAAAGGCAGAAACAATTTGCAGACTACACCACCAGCATGAAGGAACATAATACACTCAActtcaaaatgtcaaagtaaCCCTTTGAGGTACATTTTAATGAGACAATAATCACTCATAAGAGGTTTCTGCTTTATAAAATTGGCGTTGAAGTCCACAAAGATGACTGAATGGCACTGGAAGATGGAGAATACAGAATAAGATAATTAAAAATGCATTGTTATAACGAGAAAAACAATGTTAGAGGCCAGATAGCTTCCATGGTAAATTTCTACAAAGAAAACCAGTTCTACAGTGTTCTCTGGTATCGGAGTCCACTTAGTCCTTGTTCAGTCAGTCTTCAGCCCATAATGAAACTGAGCTGCCAgcagaaaaaaataacacatgGAGTTACTGAAGATTGCAATTCACTCTGAAATGACAAAAGTGCTGatacgtctctgtgtctctcttctcaCATGCTGTGAAGCCGATGAAGAAAGAGACTGAAGAAGATGAAAGAAGTCTGATTAGGACGAACGAGTACAGCGCTCTCCAAAGTTTGCATTACACATCACACCTGAGTAAAGAGGAGGTAATGTTGAAATCACTCAGAAACACAGAAGTAAAGTCCAACTGTTAAAATGTTCAGTCTCAACATGTCTATGTAGTAGTGTAATCCAGATGGATTCAATACAAGACACCCGGGTGAAAGCAGTTGTCATTCATAATTACAACAATATGAAAAACTGAAATCCTTGGATTGTCACTGGCATTTCTTGTTGTCTCCTTCGGTGAAGTGACTTTTTACTGGGACAACAAACCAGTTCCAAAATGCCAAGATACAACAACTTTGTAAATTCTGATCCGTCTCTCCTCTTGTTTTAGCACATTTATTGGGTCCTTATTTCAGGTAGATACAAAAACACTGACCACAAactataaaaaatgtaaagagtCAAGTCTGCACAACAGCAACTTTGTCCCATGGTCACTGTGGTTGTCTGGGACATGCCTGCCTCTGGACAGCTCTCTTATGGGAAAGTCATCTTAAGTTGTTCATTTTTTGAGTTATTTTTTGGTCATAGGTAAATTCTGCTGATTTCCCTTGAAGTCCGCGTTCAAAGTGGGTCCCAGGAGAGCATCCAGAGGGCTTTAAGTACATGGCTGCACTGGTGTGCTGGCATTCACGTCCAGGTTACAAAACGGGGTGAGCTAGAAGGTCACAGTCGCAGTGCTCTTGTTCCGAAAGGTCATTGACTGGATGCTGGAAAGGATTTTCCTCTGGTGTCCAGCCAAAGTCACTCCCATGTGCAGAAGATCCCTGAACACAGACGAGAAAAATCACTAATTAGACCGaaggaaaagtaaaaaataaggaaatatATAATTGGATGGgcataaaaataatatttcagtCTACACATTTTTTGCTTTCTGGGCTTCCATCGTCTTGATTTCCAATAAGAAAATGCACCTCGTAGATTGTGATGATAGCTTTTCAAGAAGTTATTTAGCCTGTTTGCAACTGTAACTACTAAGCTACACGGCGAGCTCCCAGACCTTTGCTGAACATTTTGCATGGGAGATAAGTATCAGTTtagataagaaaacaaactgaCTGTGTGGTGATCTGGGCCAGCTGGTCCACCGAGTTGAAGCCGGCCTGCAAGAAGCTGTCCTCGTAGCGCTCCATCTTGATGGCCCTGAGCCATTCCCCCACTGAAGCACACGACGAGAGGTCCAAAGGTGCACGCTGGTCCAGCAGGGGGTAAGACGGCCTGCGGCACGGAATGGAGAGACAATAGAAGACCTTACTCACACTGTCATCAAAATAACACTGAGGAGCTTATAAATATCCAGCGGCAACATTCCAGTCAACAAGCAAAGGTGTAATCCGAGGCTGAGTGACTGACAGGGCCAAACAATGGGATTTGTCAGGGGTGGAGTGTCCTCTCCTGTATGAGACCAGCTGACAAGCAGAATGTGGAGGAAGGGAAATGGGCACAGCAAGTGGCTGACAGGTCCCAGCAGGACATTAAAGTGGTACATAAGATTGGGCAGTAGGAGGGTAACGCATGTCCTGTGACTATTTCAACTCTAAATGGACTCTAAAGACAGGGACATCAGGAAATGACTGGCATGCTTCCTTTTCTCTGTTCTTTCTCAAGCTGTATATTTACTGCCACTGTGACCTTTTCAGGAAGATTTTCTGTCAATCACCAAGAAACCGCTGCACTCACCCTGCTCCTTCTTGAGCCACTATTTTCAGCGATGCAGGGTTGCGGATGAGCTTATCGAGAGCACTGACGAGGTCTGAGAAGCGAGGGCGCGCCGAGCGGTCCTTCTGCCAGCAGTCCAGCATCAGCTGGTGCAGATGGGTGGGGCAGTCAGGGGGCGGTGGCAGCCGGTAGTCCTGCTCTATGGCATTGATAACCTGATAGCAATAAAAATGATCACGATTCAAacttttcatttcaataaaCGTTGAGCTGCTTGGTGGGTACGAACAGGAAGAAACAATAAGCAATACGGAagaggaaacatttaaaaattaaaatggccCTTTATGACAGTGTTGCTTGGCAATCTCATGCTTAAGCGACTACTATCTGAAAAGTTCATACGATTGCTTTTTCCAGAATgaaaatgcaacattttgttttgcagaaGCTCAACTCTGTGCCGTGCCTCACAAATCCTTCAAAAATAATAGTCAAGAATGGCCTTAAACTTACATCCTGGTTGCTCATGTCCCAATACGGTCTCTCTCCAAAAGACATGACCTCCCACATGACAATGCCATAGCTCCACACATCTGAGGCGGAAGTAAACTTTCTGAAGGCTATTGCCTCTGGTGCTGTCCAGCGTATTGGGATCTTACCTCCCTGCACAGAAGAGAAAACAGTCAGCACAAATAAACTtcaagatagatagatagatagatattgaTATACTGTAGACAGATTTAATGCAAGTGTTTGTTCAGCATCATCTGAAGAGGACTGTCATCTCACCAGGGAGCTGGTATAAGTCGGGTCTGAGGAGTTCTCCTGCAGGAAGCGCGACAAGCCGAAGTCAGACACCTTGCACACAAGGTTGCTGTTGATCAGGATGTTTCGGGCAGCCAGGTCTCGGTGGACGTAGCTCATCTCCGCCAGGTACTTCATGCCAGAGGCGATGCCGCGCAGCATCCCCACCAGCTGGATGGGAGTGAACTGGCTGTCGTTCAGCTACGGAGGACAGAAACAGTTCAGTTGGAGAACGACTGAAGCGGCGGCGTGTTCCAGAGTCTTCTGCGTCACACTCACCCGAAGAAACGAGTCCAGAGCTCCATTCTCCATAAACTCTGTGAGGATCATAACTGGACAGCTGACTGTGATGATGCCCTCCAGGTGGATGATGTTGGGGTGCTGGAACTGACCCATGATGGACGCTTCAGAAAGGAAGTCCCGCCTCTGCTTGTCAGTGTAGCCTCCCTTTAGTGTCTTAATGGCTAcgtagttttcttttttccctggGACCTTCAGCCGCCCACGACACACCTCCCCAAACTCTCCTGcagcacacagacgcacaaacacacatgtctTGTTTAACTGGTGTTAACCACATTAGGAGGAGGACAGTTGTTTTCTGCAAACCTACAGCTCGCCTGAAGCTAGCAATGCACTTTAGTTTGAATAAGGGCCGGAAACATTTATCAGTTTATTGCTTTATTTACACGCCTAAATTGAATTGTGTCTgataaagaataataaagacaattgttttaaatgtcacagaATCAATTTAGCTTagttaattaaatatattcCTCATGATGTCATGTTGAAAGTTGGAAATCAGTTTAAAtctgcttaaaaaaacaaaactgtctgtgaggccacagagagagagagggagagaaacagagagagagagtccattTGTGAATAATGGGAAAAGCATAGAGCTGGGCTTACCAGCACCGATAACCTCCTCGATCTTGACAAAGGAAACATCAATTTCCTTGGCAAATTCTCGCACGGCCTCATTAGGGTCCTCATAGGTGAAGGGGTCAATATAAACCTTGACCCCTgcaaaattaaaacaaacagagtcgtgggaaaggaaaagaagaaatgttaGAGTACTATGAGCAGCAATGATCCCTGTCACATTAACAGAAAACTTCTTGACGTGAGCGCGGTGTAAATCCCATGCTAAGGTTTAGTGTGCATGTCATCCGTTACCTTGGCCAACTAGGTACTGGTTGTTCTTGTCGCTCAGGTCTGGGTCCTTTACCCGGCTGTGTCGGCTGCAGGTAGTAAGAGATTgggataaataaaataaagattaggGGTGGCAGCGCAGTTATCTGAAGAATGAGAATTTGACATTCTTTTGTCAAGCATTCTTCGTGCTTTATCAGCCCAATGTTATGCAAACCCCAAGTctaaaaagaagaggaaaaattAGCCAAAGAATATTCACACATTGTATGATAATTTTTAtttgatgttaaaaaaaaatctaggaTGATAGCAAGTATTGCAAAATATAATACTTATTCTGCCGTCTTGGCCCCATTCACTGAGCGGTCAGAGGTAAATCAGCTACAGACCAAAACCTGGTCTTTTCCAAGAACACCgccatcattttgttttttgttttttaaaacacaaaatccTCAATAAATCATCAGCCATCTCAAACGCACAAGACTCGATGCCTTGTGGTAACGGTGAACGAACCGTTGCGGTTCGGGTCTTTGATACAAGCATCTCCACTATAACTCATCCCTGCAAGACTGTAACAGCCCTGTAGCTACTGGATCCCCGCCTTCCTCCATTTCTCTCCTGCTTCCACCTCATAATCCTAAAATAGCAATAATGTGCACCACCCTCAGTTAGTGGCAGATCTGGGCCTCAGCtactggtttgtgtgtgtaagtgtgtacgtgtatgtgtgtgtgtgtgtgtgtgtcacaaggTCATAGCTATTGTTCTCCTGCCCTGTGGAAACAGGGTTGGGACGCCTGCATCCTGTCTCTCCCTGCCCTCTACcgtcatcacacacacgcacacacacacgcacacacacacacactttctccctCTGATGGCATCCAACACTATTTACTCAGACAATGAAGCCGAAGAAGAATGTTCTAATGAGCACGATAACTTTTGGCAGTGTAAGCAAAAAGGCATCATGAGCATTGCTTTGTGTCTGAACTGCCTCACACAGACAAAAATGGTGTGGGTAACAGAGTGCAAATCCACTGTTGATAAGATGTGATTTCtataaacaaaagaacaaagtggTGCAAAACTGTAAAATTGGGGTCACAGTTGTTATTGGTTTTCGATTTACCCGTGTCCCATTTCCTGTTATTCTGTCAGCTTCTTTCCCTTCAAaatctttctctctgcttctccacCCTTTTCCCTGGTTCTCACCGTATGCAGTAGACGGCCACTAAGACGAAAGTGACAAGCAGCAGCATCCCCATAGCGATAAGGATGCCGGGTACTAAGAACTGGGCGGCAGAGTCGAGACCTGAGAGAGGGGACCGAACGACAGAGAGTTAGAGTAATGTAATGACAGAGATCGTAGAtttgtggaggggggggggggggtaaaagcTAAAAACAAttatgagaagaaaagaaagaacatgaCGGGAATTTACAAGGACACTAACTGAATAGAAGGACACAGAAAGTGCATTCATTCAAGAAAAGAATATtcagataatgaaaataatctgaAAAACCAAataatggagaaagaaaaggtgtgAAAGAATAATGCGTGTGAAGCTCCCTCTTCGGGAGCAAACGTACCGTCAGGCAGCGTGTGGAACATGGCTGCAGGACTGAAGCTGCCATAACCGGCCATGGTGCGCGCTCGAACCTGCACCTCGTACTGAGTGGCCCTGCGGAGGTCTGTCAGCACGGCCTGGTTTCTGTTACTCTCTGAGTAGTGGCACTGATCCTCGCTGCGTCGCTCCTACCGCATGGAAACAGAGTTAGTCGGACTGGAATTGAGTGTAAAACAGGAATATgagaggaaacaacagaaaaaaagaagaaaaaaaagatactcAAAAGCAATCGTTGTTGAATGTTGATATGAAGTTCAGTCAAATTGGCTAAATCCAATTAcaacacacgcaaacacaattacacaaaCTTAATCAGGAGCTTGTTAACCAGTTATGTTATTATGATAGAAGGGAACATATGTTTAGAGATTTATATCGTTCACACAAAAGTGTCTTGTGTCTCAGTTGGTACGATGGTGTCTGAGTCAggtttgtcttgtgttttgttgtcagaGAAACCTAACCATATAAATGTCAAATACACACCTTTGTGTACTGTATACTGCCTCAACAGTTGTCACATGCAACACTACTATGTTTATTGTCTCACCCTGTTCCGTTccatataaaataaatgccaTTAGCCAGTTCCCAGTGCTgttaaacaacataaacacgCCAGCGAGGGCTCGAGCAAAAACTTCAAACGGGGGCCTCGCCGACAATGTAGCCGGCAATGTAGCCGGCAATGCTCTGcgttttgttgcttttgttgctCAAAGTGTGAACACAGCTTAACTCGCATAAATCAGATGGGCACTTCTTAAGCTACTGTACTGCAATGTATAATTTCTTACTGTCAAATATATGAGGTATTGTTTGGTAAGACAATATAAACAATCTGGTTTTCAGTTCACTTTGTACTGTGTGAGGAAATCCATATTAGCCACTGTCCCACCATGTTAACATTTCTTTGCAAAGCATTGTGAGTTTTCTAATCCTGAGCTGAAAATAAAATCATGAAACCTGAGTAGCATGTGACCTTTAAGCCAGACACTTAAGAGATGTCTTCAGGGGGCTCTCACCTTCTCACAGTAGCGGAGCTGATACTGCAGGATGGTGTAGTGTGGCTGAGCGGGCACTGACCAGTGCAGAGTCAGACTGCTCTCTGTGGAGTCACTCTTCCGAATCACAGACACCAGCGAGGGCACTGCACAGATAGCAGAAGAATTAGAAATAC from Cyclopterus lumpus isolate fCycLum1 chromosome 14, fCycLum1.pri, whole genome shotgun sequence encodes the following:
- the ephb4a gene encoding ephrin type-B receptor 4a; the encoded protein is MELTYRSVVLLGCIIFLDWALLASAEEEVLMNTKTETSDLKWTIFSHAKPAWEELSGLDEENNSVRIYQICQTDSSSSHWLRSGFIQRRGASQVYVELRFTMMECSSRSTHHRSCKETFNLYYYEADSNEATSSYPPWMENPYIKVDTVAADFLLRKGGERKFNVKTLRFGPLSKRGIYLAFQAQGASMALLSVRVFFKKCPPLVSALSTFMETVPRTLVQEAQGVCVEHASQQGPRPRPPKLFCGEDGQWVGQPTTSCACLPGFETSEGHTICTACPVGQFKSASEGQCTGCPGFSHAATGGASVCACRPGYLRADSDSPETPCTRPPSAPRSIVTQINDTTLSLAWNEPLDSGGRMDLSYAIRCSVCRAPKGPCLSCGDSVSYRPEQHGLLGRRVEVWGLLPQTTYAFTIQTLNGVSQVSGKDPASENVNITTSHDVPSLVSVIRKSDSTESSLTLHWSVPAQPHYTILQYQLRYCEKERRSEDQCHYSESNRNQAVLTDLRRATQYEVQVRARTMAGYGSFSPAAMFHTLPDGLDSAAQFLVPGILIAMGMLLLVTFVLVAVYCIRRHSRVKDPDLSDKNNQYLVGQGVKVYIDPFTYEDPNEAVREFAKEIDVSFVKIEEVIGAGEFGEVCRGRLKVPGKKENYVAIKTLKGGYTDKQRRDFLSEASIMGQFQHPNIIHLEGIITVSCPVMILTEFMENGALDSFLRLNDSQFTPIQLVGMLRGIASGMKYLAEMSYVHRDLAARNILINSNLVCKVSDFGLSRFLQENSSDPTYTSSLGGKIPIRWTAPEAIAFRKFTSASDVWSYGIVMWEVMSFGERPYWDMSNQDVINAIEQDYRLPPPPDCPTHLHQLMLDCWQKDRSARPRFSDLVSALDKLIRNPASLKIVAQEGAGPSYPLLDQRAPLDLSSCASVGEWLRAIKMERYEDSFLQAGFNSVDQLAQITTQDLLHMGVTLAGHQRKILSSIQSMTFRNKSTATVTF